A genomic window from Bacillota bacterium includes:
- the secF gene encoding protein translocase subunit SecF, translating to MDFVGRRKIWYAISLVIIIPGLIALMLHGLNLGIDFTGGTIINLKFNQPVTTTEVSEVLKSFDLGENVPIQVANDNTVLIRTKALEQEQTDQIVRAFQAKYGQVTVLRVEKVGPVVGKELTMKAIYSVLVASVLMLIYITFRFEFKFGVAAVIALLHDVLVVLGVFALLRIEVDSSFIAALLTILGYSINDTIVIFDRIRENRKIMPKASVEDLVNRSITQTLTRSINTVLTVVFTLVALLLFGGETTKIFVLAMLIGVISGCYSSICNASPLWVDFNLLSKRKKRMVATATR from the coding sequence ATCGATTTCGTTGGCCGGCGCAAAATTTGGTATGCCATCTCCCTGGTCATCATTATCCCTGGCCTGATCGCCTTGATGCTACACGGGCTTAACCTGGGGATTGATTTTACAGGTGGAACGATCATCAATTTGAAGTTTAACCAGCCTGTGACCACGACTGAGGTTAGTGAGGTGCTGAAATCGTTCGACCTGGGGGAAAATGTTCCCATCCAAGTGGCGAACGATAACACGGTTTTAATTCGCACCAAGGCCCTTGAGCAAGAACAGACTGACCAAATTGTGCGGGCATTCCAGGCTAAATACGGGCAGGTGACAGTGCTGCGGGTAGAAAAGGTCGGACCGGTGGTGGGAAAAGAACTGACCATGAAGGCCATCTACTCGGTCCTGGTAGCCTCAGTTCTGATGCTGATCTATATTACCTTCCGGTTTGAGTTCAAGTTTGGGGTCGCGGCGGTGATTGCTCTGCTGCACGACGTTTTAGTGGTCCTTGGGGTGTTTGCCTTGTTGCGTATTGAGGTGGACAGTTCGTTTATCGCTGCCCTCTTGACCATCCTGGGTTATTCGATTAACGACACCATTGTCATCTTTGACCGCATTCGTGAAAACCGGAAGATTATGCCGAAGGCTTCAGTTGAGGATTTGGTTAACCGGAGTATCACCCAGACCTTGACACGGTCGATTAACACGGTTTTGACGGTGGTCTTCACCCTGGTTGCGCTCCTCTTGTTTGGGGGAGAGACCACAAAGATTTTTGTGCTGGCGATGTTGATCGGGGTAATCAGCGGATGTTATTCGTCCATCTGTAATGCCAGTCCGCTTTGGGTTGACTTTAATCTGTTGAGCAAAAGAAAGAAGCGGATGGTAGCCACTGCAACTCGTTGA
- the tgt gene encoding tRNA guanosine(34) transglycosylase Tgt, with amino-acid sequence MAITFEIIKECSATGARVGRLITPHGVIDTPVFMPVGTQATVKTMTPEELNALDVQIILSNTYHLYLRPGAELIREAGGLHRFMHWERSILTDSGGYQVFSLGELREITEEGVTFRSHIDGSTHFLSPERATEVQMALGADIIMAFDECPPYPCPYEYVKDSLERTTRWAERCLQVHTRKDQALFGIIQGGVFPDLRAQSARELMALDFPGYAIGGLSVGEPKALMYDILEQTVPLLPANKPRYLMGVGSPDCLVEGVHRGIDMFDCVLPTRIARNGTVMTRQGKLVVRNAEYARDWRPLEPGCDCYACQNYTRAYIRHLIKANEVLGIRLTTMHNLAFLLRLMREIRQAIWEDRFPAYRETFWAEYKVSSGGEVDE; translated from the coding sequence ATGGCCATCACATTTGAGATAATAAAAGAATGTTCGGCGACTGGCGCGCGTGTTGGTCGTTTAATTACGCCGCATGGGGTGATCGATACCCCAGTGTTTATGCCGGTGGGTACGCAGGCCACGGTGAAAACCATGACCCCGGAAGAATTGAACGCGCTGGATGTGCAGATCATATTAAGCAATACCTATCACCTGTATCTCCGGCCGGGAGCGGAGCTGATTCGGGAGGCCGGGGGGCTACACCGGTTTATGCACTGGGAACGGTCAATTTTGACCGACAGTGGGGGCTACCAGGTCTTCAGCCTGGGCGAATTGAGAGAAATTACTGAAGAAGGTGTCACCTTTCGTTCCCATATCGACGGTTCAACCCATTTCCTCAGTCCAGAACGGGCAACGGAAGTGCAGATGGCCTTAGGGGCAGACATCATCATGGCTTTTGATGAGTGCCCCCCTTATCCGTGCCCCTATGAATATGTCAAAGACTCTCTGGAACGGACCACCCGCTGGGCGGAACGCTGTTTGCAGGTCCACACCCGAAAGGATCAAGCCTTGTTTGGTATCATTCAAGGGGGAGTATTTCCCGATCTGCGTGCCCAAAGCGCTCGCGAGTTAATGGCTTTGGACTTTCCCGGTTACGCGATCGGCGGGCTGAGCGTCGGTGAACCGAAAGCCCTGATGTATGACATCCTGGAACAGACTGTTCCCTTGCTTCCGGCCAATAAACCCCGCTACCTGATGGGGGTAGGCTCCCCTGATTGTTTGGTGGAAGGGGTGCACCGGGGGATCGATATGTTTGACTGTGTCCTGCCAACACGAATTGCCCGTAATGGTACGGTGATGACGCGCCAGGGCAAGCTGGTGGTGCGCAATGCGGAGTATGCCCGGGATTGGCGGCCACTCGAGCCAGGCTGTGACTGTTATGCCTGCCAAAATTATACGCGGGCGTATATCCGTCACTTGATCAAGGCAAATGAGGTTTTAGGCATCCGTTTAACAACGATGCATAACCTGGCTTTTTTGCTGCGTTTAATGCGGGAGATTCGTCAGGCGATCTGGGAGGATCGTTTTCCCGCTTACCGCGAGACCTTTTGGGCTGAGTATAAAGTATCTTCGGGTGGGGAGGTTGATGAATAG
- a CDS encoding SpoIID/LytB domain-containing protein codes for MMEVLRGKWFSQLGRVCTLLIGLLLIVLIGMWPWPEVQAATVPATVRVGLEMNVSWVDFEVRQGAYQLVDGATKKVIARTLPSGQVWRAQIALNSTKIEVFSLRTGTNWQSWGTFAGPIMLEPINNKNLNLFKHNNRSYRGKLEIRSNKDCNGLICINELPTEEYLYGVVPREMGQDWPLEALKAQAVVARTYVAKNTAKHSADGFGVCNLTHCQVYGGYDSESARSTEAVNATRGEVLVDGNGTLIYALYHSNSGGHTEDNRYVNGWDYSYLRGKPDPYSRGYSLSDWQFATPVTSRGNQGQAGLLELLQKKDSIGPIDSLELIKRESGRVEAVLITDTKGNTIQKTGSEFGQLFNPGFNTYISRDSFMSNFFDLSTDATVAIINGRDEVKTQHGGASRFAVLNASGAVGKLNGSDSGYYLQGATQCIKVAKTPTQIAVFGHGWGHGVGMSQWGAYGMAEQGQCYQQILDFYYPGTKIQ; via the coding sequence GTGATGGAGGTGCTTCGGGGAAAGTGGTTTAGCCAGTTGGGTCGGGTCTGTACTTTATTGATTGGCTTACTTCTGATCGTCTTGATTGGAATGTGGCCGTGGCCTGAAGTCCAAGCGGCAACAGTTCCGGCTACGGTGCGAGTTGGCTTGGAGATGAACGTGTCGTGGGTTGATTTCGAAGTCCGGCAGGGAGCCTACCAGTTAGTTGACGGGGCAACGAAAAAAGTCATTGCCCGGACTTTGCCTAGCGGGCAGGTGTGGCGGGCCCAGATTGCCTTAAACTCTACGAAGATAGAGGTTTTCAGTCTCCGCACGGGAACTAACTGGCAAAGCTGGGGAACTTTTGCGGGGCCGATTATGCTTGAGCCAATCAATAATAAGAACCTGAACCTGTTTAAACACAACAACCGAAGTTACCGGGGAAAGCTTGAAATAAGGTCTAACAAGGACTGTAATGGCTTGATCTGTATCAATGAACTGCCCACTGAGGAATATCTGTATGGGGTAGTACCCCGGGAGATGGGTCAGGACTGGCCGCTGGAGGCGCTCAAGGCACAGGCAGTAGTGGCCCGGACCTACGTTGCTAAGAACACGGCCAAACACAGTGCCGACGGCTTTGGGGTATGCAACCTCACGCACTGCCAGGTTTATGGTGGTTATGACAGTGAAAGCGCCCGGTCCACGGAGGCCGTCAACGCTACCCGCGGGGAGGTTCTGGTAGACGGGAACGGGACCCTGATCTATGCCCTGTACCACTCCAACAGCGGGGGACATACGGAGGACAACCGTTATGTAAATGGCTGGGATTACTCGTACCTGCGGGGAAAACCAGACCCATACAGTCGGGGGTATAGTCTGTCGGATTGGCAATTTGCTACGCCGGTAACCAGCCGGGGCAATCAGGGTCAGGCTGGCTTACTGGAACTGCTCCAAAAGAAAGATTCCATCGGACCGATTGATTCGCTGGAATTAATCAAAAGGGAGTCGGGCCGGGTAGAAGCGGTACTGATTACTGACACGAAGGGGAATACTATACAGAAAACCGGGAGCGAATTTGGGCAGTTGTTTAACCCCGGGTTTAATACCTATATCAGCCGGGACAGTTTCATGAGCAATTTCTTTGACTTGAGCACTGATGCGACTGTCGCCATTATTAATGGGCGGGACGAGGTAAAGACCCAGCACGGTGGAGCGAGCCGATTCGCGGTGTTGAACGCCAGTGGAGCAGTGGGTAAATTAAACGGGTCTGATTCAGGTTACTACCTCCAGGGAGCGACTCAATGCATTAAGGTGGCCAAAACCCCGACGCAGATCGCGGTTTTCGGGCACGGTTGGGGCCACGGCGTGGGGATGTCGCAGTGGGGGGCTTACGGCATGGCGGAACAGGGTCAATGCTATCAGCAGATTCTTGATTTTTACTACCCAGGGACTAAAATACAGTAG
- the yajC gene encoding preprotein translocase subunit YajC, protein MLTSWVVYTILIMAIFYFMLIAPQRKKEKQHQAMLDNLKVNDRIVTLGGIYGQIIQLKDKSVIVEIAPRVRIELLKSAIAYLDREGTADEKT, encoded by the coding sequence ATGCTCACTAGCTGGGTTGTATACACGATCTTAATTATGGCGATTTTTTATTTTATGTTGATCGCTCCCCAGCGTAAAAAGGAAAAGCAACACCAGGCGATGCTGGATAACCTCAAGGTCAATGATCGGATTGTTACTTTGGGAGGAATCTATGGGCAGATTATCCAGCTGAAAGACAAGAGCGTGATTGTTGAAATTGCTCCCCGGGTAAGAATTGAACTGCTGAAGTCAGCGATTGCCTATCTTGATCGAGAGGGAACTGCAGATGAAAAGACATAA
- a CDS encoding epoxyqueuosine reductase QueH — protein MKTLLHICCGPCATYPVPRLREQGHEVHGYFYNPNIHPYQEFSRRQAGVEQLAKAINLPVIYYADYELEPFLREVVFREHQRCRFCYYLRLKQAAQIARHGKFDAFTTTLLVSPFQKHEQIREIGELVGEQMGVSFYYEDFRPGYPETIGRSKELGLYRQQYCGCIFSEKERYAPKRKGEVENREEKHRG, from the coding sequence ATGAAAACCCTTTTGCATATCTGCTGTGGGCCGTGTGCCACTTATCCTGTACCCCGTTTGCGCGAGCAAGGGCATGAGGTACACGGATATTTCTACAACCCGAATATTCACCCTTACCAGGAATTTTCCCGACGCCAAGCGGGGGTAGAGCAGTTGGCTAAAGCCATCAACCTGCCGGTGATCTACTATGCCGACTACGAGTTGGAGCCATTTTTGCGAGAGGTGGTTTTTCGCGAACATCAGCGGTGCCGGTTTTGTTATTATCTCCGGCTGAAGCAGGCGGCCCAAATCGCCCGTCATGGTAAGTTTGACGCTTTCACTACCACCCTCCTGGTCAGTCCATTTCAGAAACACGAACAGATTCGTGAAATTGGTGAGCTGGTTGGAGAACAGATGGGGGTTTCTTTTTACTATGAGGATTTCCGGCCAGGTTATCCCGAAACTATAGGACGGTCGAAAGAATTGGGGCTTTATCGACAGCAGTATTGTGGCTGTATTTTCAGCGAGAAGGAACGGTATGCCCCAAAGCGCAAAGGAGAGGTAGAAAACAGGGAGGAGAAACACCGTGGGTGA
- a CDS encoding HD domain-containing protein, whose amino-acid sequence MGIITLEDIKRDREVDTFITRGNEFLGKMGFTEHGYRHVNLVAERGYQILTELKHSRREAELVAIAGYLHDIGNVVNREGHSQSGALLAFSILTRLGMPLPEVATVTAAIGNHDEQSGQAVNNVAAALILADKSDVHRSRVRNQEVTTFDIHDRVNYAVIESQLRVDEKKRTITMELTIEIQICPVMEYFEIFLTRMIMCRRAANFLGCRFGLIINDAQLL is encoded by the coding sequence ATGGGGATTATTACCTTGGAGGATATCAAAAGAGATCGGGAAGTAGATACTTTTATCACCAGGGGAAACGAATTTCTGGGTAAAATGGGTTTCACTGAACATGGGTACCGGCACGTCAACCTGGTGGCTGAACGCGGTTACCAGATTTTAACGGAATTGAAACACTCCCGGCGAGAAGCAGAACTGGTGGCCATTGCGGGTTATTTGCATGACATTGGTAATGTAGTGAACCGGGAGGGACACAGTCAGTCCGGGGCGCTGCTGGCTTTTAGTATTTTGACCCGCTTGGGAATGCCTTTGCCTGAAGTGGCAACGGTAACCGCGGCGATTGGCAACCATGATGAACAAAGCGGTCAGGCGGTCAATAATGTGGCGGCCGCTTTGATTCTGGCTGACAAGTCTGATGTTCACCGGTCGCGGGTCAGAAATCAGGAAGTGACGACCTTTGACATTCACGACCGGGTCAATTACGCGGTGATAGAGTCTCAGTTGAGGGTGGATGAAAAAAAGCGAACGATCACCATGGAGTTAACTATTGAGATCCAGATCTGCCCGGTGATGGAGTACTTTGAGATCTTTCTCACCCGAATGATCATGTGTCGACGTGCTGCCAATTTCCTCGGATGTCGCTTTGGTCTGATCATTAATGATGCCCAGTTATTATAG
- the ruvC gene encoding crossover junction endodeoxyribonuclease RuvC has protein sequence MVILGVDPGIALTGYGVVQVKPALRVLGFGAIETTPALTIAERLERLFNGLSEIIQHYQPTELAVEELFFNRNTRTAITVGQARGVIILAAARAGLAIHEYTPLEVKQAVVGYGRAEKRQVQLMVRSLLGLPQIPKPDDVADALAIAVCHAHSYRLKQTLMERNQ, from the coding sequence ATGGTAATCCTGGGGGTTGACCCGGGCATCGCCCTGACTGGATATGGAGTGGTGCAAGTCAAACCAGCCCTGAGAGTGCTTGGTTTTGGAGCGATAGAGACGACGCCAGCCTTAACAATCGCCGAACGGCTGGAGAGGCTGTTCAACGGGCTAAGCGAGATCATCCAGCATTACCAACCAACAGAACTGGCGGTAGAAGAATTGTTTTTTAACCGGAACACGCGGACGGCCATAACTGTAGGCCAGGCGCGGGGCGTGATTATTCTGGCTGCGGCCAGGGCAGGACTGGCGATTCACGAGTATACTCCTTTGGAGGTCAAGCAGGCCGTGGTTGGCTACGGTCGAGCGGAGAAGCGACAAGTTCAGCTCATGGTCAGAAGTCTGTTGGGTCTTCCCCAGATCCCAAAGCCTGACGATGTCGCCGATGCGCTGGCCATTGCGGTTTGTCATGCCCATTCTTATCGCTTGAAACAAACGTTGATGGAGAGGAACCAATGA
- a CDS encoding type II toxin-antitoxin system PemK/MazF family toxin — MQPPKGRQLVKEFRQLGMNLVRRGKMYLWGIHDWLSSRFQLGRRERTADIYCDHTRGSWVITSWDRAENLALAQFEQNISSSATTPNLTKPEVIIQRGDIFRVDLGMAEACYSLQRPVLVIQNDISNQFEDTVIVVPLSPMLYAKHLQVSVVIPGNTLTGLPTSHVALFSMIRTLPRSVFSTANHLGCLEQWQMAKVDEAIRLSLGLSTLQRIQSRARMRRTS, encoded by the coding sequence ATGCAGCCACCAAAAGGCAGACAGTTAGTGAAAGAATTCAGGCAGTTAGGGATGAACCTGGTTAGGAGAGGGAAAATGTATTTGTGGGGAATCCACGACTGGTTGTCCTCCAGGTTCCAGCTAGGACGTCGAGAAAGGACAGCGGATATCTACTGTGATCACACCAGGGGCAGTTGGGTGATTACTTCCTGGGACCGGGCGGAAAACTTAGCTCTGGCTCAATTTGAGCAAAATATTTCATCATCCGCGACCACCCCGAATTTAACTAAGCCGGAGGTAATCATTCAACGAGGAGATATCTTCCGCGTGGATTTGGGGATGGCCGAGGCTTGTTATTCCCTCCAGCGGCCAGTGTTGGTTATCCAGAATGATATCAGCAACCAGTTTGAGGATACCGTCATTGTTGTTCCCCTCTCGCCGATGTTATATGCCAAACACCTCCAGGTCAGTGTGGTTATCCCGGGGAATACTCTGACTGGTTTACCAACCTCGCACGTGGCTTTATTTTCTATGATTCGGACCTTGCCCAGGAGTGTCTTCTCAACGGCGAACCACCTGGGTTGTTTGGAGCAATGGCAGATGGCCAAAGTTGATGAGGCGATTCGGCTCAGTCTCGGATTGAGCACGCTGCAGCGGATTCAATCCAGGGCGCGGATGAGGCGGACATCGTAA
- the secD gene encoding protein translocase subunit SecD, with amino-acid sequence MNKRNLGKLIAIVVAVLILVVAAVNPIKNKINLGLDLRGGLHVVLEAVGTPENPVTDEKVKDAKAIIENRVNGMGVREPIVQREGDRRIIVQLAGINDPEEAARVIGKTAVLEFKTEDGKTIVTGKDLKDARAQLNQANEPEVHLQFNPEGAKKFAEATAQNVGRPIGIYLDKQRISNPVVREPIPNGQAVISGGFQSLQQAENEAVLLRSGALPVNLEMVEKRTVGPYLGQDSLQKSFKAGIIGILAIFIFMLIFYRSPGLVAILSLILYATLVLGVMVLFKATLTLPGIAGFILSIGMAVDANIIIYERLKEELRAGKTLLAAIDAGFSHAFWTIFDSNLTTLIGAGVLLYFGTGLIKGFAVTLSIGIILSMFTAITFSRLVLRLMASSKLITNPKYYGV; translated from the coding sequence ATGAACAAGCGCAATCTGGGCAAGTTGATCGCCATCGTTGTCGCGGTGTTGATCCTTGTTGTTGCCGCAGTCAACCCGATCAAGAACAAGATCAACCTGGGACTTGACCTGCGGGGCGGCTTGCACGTCGTGCTGGAAGCGGTGGGGACGCCCGAAAACCCGGTGACTGACGAAAAAGTCAAAGACGCCAAAGCCATCATCGAAAACCGGGTCAATGGTATGGGTGTCCGTGAACCGATTGTTCAGCGCGAAGGCGACCGGCGTATCATCGTGCAACTGGCGGGGATCAACGACCCCGAAGAAGCGGCGCGGGTTATTGGCAAAACAGCGGTGCTGGAGTTTAAAACGGAAGACGGAAAAACCATCGTGACTGGTAAAGACTTGAAGGATGCCCGGGCTCAGCTCAATCAGGCTAATGAACCGGAAGTCCACCTCCAGTTCAACCCGGAAGGAGCCAAGAAATTTGCCGAGGCGACGGCGCAGAACGTTGGCCGGCCGATCGGCATTTACCTGGATAAGCAACGAATCAGTAACCCAGTGGTTCGTGAGCCGATTCCCAATGGCCAGGCCGTGATCAGCGGCGGCTTCCAGTCCCTGCAACAAGCGGAAAACGAAGCAGTCCTTTTACGGTCAGGTGCGTTACCGGTTAATTTGGAGATGGTCGAAAAGCGAACCGTTGGCCCATACCTGGGACAGGACTCGCTGCAGAAGAGTTTCAAAGCTGGTATAATTGGAATCCTGGCCATCTTCATCTTTATGCTGATCTTCTACCGTAGTCCGGGGCTGGTGGCTATACTGTCGTTAATCCTGTACGCGACCCTGGTCCTCGGCGTGATGGTGCTGTTCAAAGCAACCTTGACTCTACCGGGGATCGCGGGCTTTATCCTGTCCATTGGGATGGCGGTTGACGCGAATATCATCATCTACGAACGGCTGAAGGAAGAACTGCGGGCGGGGAAAACCTTGCTGGCCGCGATTGACGCGGGGTTCTCCCATGCCTTCTGGACCATTTTTGACTCTAACCTCACGACTTTGATCGGTGCGGGTGTGCTCCTGTACTTCGGGACTGGCCTGATTAAAGGATTTGCGGTAACGTTGAGTATCGGGATTATTCTCAGCATGTTCACCGCGATTACGTTTAGCCGGCTTGTGCTCCGCCTGATGGCCAGCTCGAAGCTGATTACTAATCCGAAGTATTATGGAGTTTAG
- the queA gene encoding tRNA preQ1(34) S-adenosylmethionine ribosyltransferase-isomerase QueA yields the protein MDIALFDYDLPPELIAQEPVDPRDQSRLMVVRRDQSTLEHRIFRDITDYLRPGDALVLNETRVIPARLFGWRTDTGGRLEVVLLKRVGSDRWEALVRPGKKAQAGTRLAFGRGELKAVVVGKTAAGGRVLQFHYDGVFESLLDQIGEMPLPPYITRPFRESDRERYQTVYAREKGSAAAPTAGLHFTPELLKTIEAMGVQLVYLVLHVGLGTFRPVKVTDIREHQMHSEYYEVSQAAAEKINQARANGGRIIAVGTTTTRTLETVADPTGTISPAAGWTDIFIYPGYRFKAIDGLITNFHLPRSTLLMLVSALAGREKILAAYETAVRMRYRFFSYGDAMLIL from the coding sequence ATGGATATTGCCCTTTTTGACTACGATCTGCCGCCTGAGCTGATTGCTCAGGAACCGGTTGACCCACGTGACCAATCGCGATTGATGGTGGTCAGGCGCGACCAGTCAACACTTGAACATCGAATCTTTCGCGACATTACCGATTATTTGCGGCCAGGAGACGCATTGGTTCTGAATGAAACCCGGGTGATTCCTGCCCGACTCTTTGGTTGGCGGACAGATACAGGTGGCCGGCTGGAAGTGGTTTTACTGAAACGAGTAGGTTCCGATCGCTGGGAAGCTCTGGTCAGACCAGGGAAGAAGGCGCAAGCAGGAACGAGGCTAGCATTCGGTCGGGGAGAATTAAAAGCCGTAGTGGTGGGGAAAACGGCAGCGGGCGGTCGAGTCCTGCAGTTCCATTACGACGGTGTCTTTGAGTCACTCCTTGACCAAATTGGGGAAATGCCTTTACCACCGTATATTACCCGGCCGTTCAGGGAGAGCGACCGGGAACGCTATCAGACTGTTTATGCCCGGGAAAAGGGGTCGGCAGCTGCCCCGACGGCCGGCCTCCATTTTACACCGGAATTGTTGAAGACTATTGAAGCCATGGGGGTGCAGCTGGTTTACCTGGTCTTGCATGTTGGGCTGGGTACTTTTCGCCCAGTGAAGGTGACAGACATCCGGGAACACCAGATGCACAGCGAGTATTATGAGGTAAGCCAGGCAGCGGCGGAAAAGATTAATCAAGCACGGGCCAACGGCGGGCGAATTATCGCGGTGGGGACAACCACTACCCGAACCCTGGAGACGGTCGCTGACCCAACCGGCACAATATCTCCTGCGGCTGGTTGGACAGATATTTTTATTTACCCCGGGTACCGTTTCAAGGCGATTGATGGGTTGATCACCAATTTTCACCTGCCTAGGTCCACCCTACTGATGTTGGTCTCGGCCCTGGCCGGCCGGGAAAAAATCCTGGCGGCTTACGAAACGGCGGTCAGGATGCGGTACCGTTTTTTTAGTTACGGCGATGCCATGCTGATTCTTTAA
- the ruvA gene encoding Holliday junction branch migration protein RuvA, producing MMIAFLRGRLHAVRPDSLILDVNGVGYHVYTSSRTLAQLPTLGEEIEMHTYLHVREGSIQLFGFREAAQLEFFLLLIEVSGVGPKAALSILSAASVADLSQAVLREDVSWLTKLPGVGKKTAQRLLVELKDKIGRSNLADLANGWAETGGWRTEPLTEGADVYAEASQALLALGYQPHEIRGCLEQIRSISGEDVNLQRIIRLALQYLAKG from the coding sequence ATGATGATCGCCTTTCTGCGGGGACGACTGCACGCAGTTCGTCCAGACAGTCTGATACTTGATGTTAATGGCGTTGGTTACCACGTTTATACTTCCAGCCGAACCCTGGCTCAACTACCGACACTTGGTGAGGAAATCGAGATGCACACCTACCTGCATGTACGGGAAGGCTCCATCCAATTGTTTGGCTTCCGGGAAGCCGCCCAACTCGAGTTCTTTCTGCTTTTAATTGAGGTATCCGGTGTTGGGCCAAAAGCAGCGCTGAGCATCCTATCCGCCGCCTCGGTGGCGGATCTGAGCCAAGCGGTGCTGCGCGAGGACGTTTCCTGGCTGACTAAACTTCCCGGTGTAGGAAAAAAGACAGCTCAGCGGCTTTTGGTTGAGTTAAAAGATAAGATTGGTCGGTCTAATCTTGCGGATCTTGCAAATGGCTGGGCTGAAACGGGTGGCTGGCGGACCGAGCCCTTGACGGAGGGAGCGGACGTTTACGCCGAAGCTAGTCAGGCTTTATTAGCCCTGGGGTATCAACCGCATGAGATTCGAGGGTGCTTGGAGCAGATTCGCTCAATTTCCGGTGAGGATGTGAATCTGCAGCGAATAATTAGATTGGCTTTACAGTACTTGGCCAAAGGGTAG
- the ruvB gene encoding Holliday junction branch migration DNA helicase RuvB, translated as MEERLVARQQQMEDWEMEASLRPQRLADYIGQGKAKENLKIFIEAARARGETLDHVLLYGPPGLGKTTLANIIAVELGVHIRRTSGPAIERPGDLAAILTNLEPGDVLFIDEIHRLSRMVEEILYPAMEDFHLDIVIGKGPSARSIRLELPAFTLIGATTRAGLLTSPLRDRFGVMSRLDFYTVEELEQILNRAARILQVQLDAGGAREIARRARGTPRIANRLLKRVRDYALVKGDGVITQEVADAGLRLLEVDHLGLDALDRKLLLTIIQKFGGGPVGLDTLSAALSEETETVEDVVEPFLMQLGFLQRTPRGRIATVRAYEHLGLPFPTAEPAAENKQQVLKL; from the coding sequence ATGGAAGAACGCCTTGTCGCGAGGCAGCAACAAATGGAAGACTGGGAAATGGAGGCCTCCTTAAGACCCCAGCGGTTGGCTGATTATATTGGTCAGGGTAAAGCAAAGGAAAATTTAAAGATTTTTATTGAAGCAGCCAGGGCCCGTGGCGAAACGTTGGACCATGTTTTGCTATATGGTCCACCCGGATTGGGGAAAACCACCCTGGCGAATATCATTGCCGTGGAGTTAGGGGTGCATATCCGCAGGACTTCAGGGCCCGCGATTGAACGGCCCGGTGACCTGGCAGCGATTTTAACCAACCTTGAACCGGGTGATGTTCTTTTTATTGATGAAATTCATCGTTTAAGCCGGATGGTAGAAGAGATTCTCTACCCGGCGATGGAAGATTTTCACCTGGATATTGTGATTGGTAAGGGGCCGAGTGCCCGTTCCATCCGTTTAGAGCTGCCAGCGTTCACCCTCATCGGGGCGACGACCCGCGCCGGCCTCCTGACCTCGCCGCTGCGAGACCGCTTCGGCGTGATGAGCCGACTGGATTTCTATACCGTGGAAGAACTGGAGCAAATCCTCAACCGGGCCGCCCGGATCCTCCAGGTGCAGCTTGACGCGGGTGGCGCCAGGGAGATCGCCAGACGAGCGCGCGGCACACCCCGGATTGCTAACCGCCTGCTGAAGCGCGTGCGCGATTACGCCCTGGTGAAGGGGGATGGGGTGATCACGCAGGAGGTGGCTGACGCGGGACTGCGCCTGCTGGAAGTGGACCATCTCGGTCTGGATGCCCTGGACCGGAAGTTGCTTTTGACGATCATTCAGAAGTTTGGCGGTGGACCGGTTGGGCTTGATACTTTATCCGCTGCTTTGAGCGAGGAAACGGAGACGGTGGAAGATGTGGTCGAGCCGTTTCTCATGCAGCTAGGATTTTTGCAACGTACCCCGCGAGGTAGAATAGCCACGGTGCGAGCTTATGAGCACCTGGGTCTGCCATTTCCGACAGCCGAGCCGGCGGCCGAAAATAAGCAGCAGGTTTTAAAGCTTTGA
- a CDS encoding DUF2905 domain-containing protein, producing MGDWSAFGKLLLAIGGGIMILGLFLLGLGKLFNIGRLPGDIYYQKGNFTFYFPLATSIILSILLTVVLNLLSRK from the coding sequence GTGGGTGATTGGAGTGCTTTTGGTAAGTTGTTGTTAGCCATAGGCGGCGGCATAATGATTCTTGGTCTTTTCCTTTTGGGGCTAGGAAAATTGTTTAATATCGGCCGACTGCCGGGGGATATCTACTATCAAAAAGGTAATTTTACCTTCTACTTTCCGCTGGCGACTTCTATAATTTTGAGCATATTACTAACCGTGGTGTTAAATCTGCTCAGTCGAAAATAA